The Sulfitobacter faviae genome includes the window GAGGGTCGAAGTCAGATCGAAGACCCGCGCGGCGACCGCCTCAGCCTCTTGCGGCTGGACCAGCAACTCAAGCCGCGTGACGGGGCGGGATTTCTTGCCCTGCCCGCTGAGCATCATGAGATCGACCACGCCCTCCATCTCGCGCAACCGATCCACCGCCGCGCCCAGTTCTTCGCCCGTCATGTCGTCGATATCGCAGGCGAATTGCACGAGACTGTCCTGCGCGATGCCCGTCGTGGCGGAGTCAAAGACGCTGACCCGCAGGATATTCGGCAGCCCTTTCATCACCCGCATCCCCGCGCCCGATCCGGTACAGCGCAGCCGCCCCGGTGGACGGCTGGCGATGGGGCTGCCGCAGGTGAGATGGGCAAGGATCGCGGCCCCGGTGGGTGTCACCCGCTCGCCCGGCACGCCGTCGTCATGCCAATCATAGCCTTGCAAGATGAGCGCCGTGGCGGGCGCGGGCACCGGCAGTTTGCCATGCGCCGTTTCGACCAAGCCGCCGCCGAGGGGCAGTGCTGCTAGCGAGAATGTCGCCCCCTTCAGCGCGGCGCAAATGCTGCCCGCGGCGGTCACATCCATCAGCGCGTCCCAATCCGCGATCTCATGAAAATGCACCCGGTCGATGGGGATGTCATGCACCTGCGCTTCGGCCT containing:
- a CDS encoding LarC family nickel insertion protein; this encodes MRGQGLHLHLDPVGGAAGDMFIAAMLHAFPNLAERALADVAAVLPAEVGHAELSEHVASGITSRRFELVLTTPDAGRRHGAETTYRAMRNLLENAALSEGTAEAACAILHRIAEAEAQVHDIPIDRVHFHEIADWDALMDVTAAGSICAALKGATFSLAALPLGGGLVETAHGKLPVPAPATALILQGYDWHDDGVPGERVTPTGAAILAHLTCGSPIASRPPGRLRCTGSGAGMRVMKGLPNILRVSVFDSATTGIAQDSLVQFACDIDDMTGEELGAAVDRLREMEGVVDLMMLSGQGKKSRPVTRLELLVQPQEAEAVAARVFDLTSTLGLRRTLVDRLILPRESDDSGPLRRKRAQRPGGHETVKVESDDLAEAETLHARRSRARAAEG